A genomic segment from Deltaproteobacteria bacterium encodes:
- a CDS encoding type II toxin-antitoxin system VapC family toxin: MTVYLDTSTVLRVVLGQPGRLSSWAEWETACASELLSVEARRVLDRLRLEGALDDDQVGAFHRALGRIVRTIDCIRVTRLVLGRAALPMATPVKTLDALHLASALLWRERHDAELVFATHDPQQARAARALGFECVGV; encoded by the coding sequence ATGACCGTCTACCTCGATACGAGCACGGTGCTGCGTGTCGTGCTCGGCCAGCCCGGGCGCCTGTCGTCATGGGCCGAGTGGGAGACGGCGTGCGCGAGCGAGCTACTCAGCGTCGAGGCGCGGCGGGTGCTCGACCGATTGCGCCTCGAGGGAGCGCTCGACGACGACCAGGTCGGCGCGTTCCACCGCGCGCTCGGGCGGATCGTGCGGACCATCGACTGCATTCGGGTGACGCGTCTCGTTCTCGGGCGCGCCGCGCTCCCGATGGCGACACCCGTGAAGACGCTCGACGCGCTGCACCTGGCGAGCGCACTCTTGTGGCGCGAGCGCCACGACGCCGAGCTCGTCTTCGCAACCCACGATCCGCAACAAGCGCGAGCTGCACGCGCTCTCGGGTTCGAGTGCGTCGGAGTCTGA
- a CDS encoding type II toxin-antitoxin system prevent-host-death family antitoxin: protein MKKANVSELKTHLSAYLAEVRQGRSVVVCDRRTPIARLVPYEADESDGFQVQPASLPVGDLARLRAVRPKAPVDVVKLLREDRDAR from the coding sequence ATGAAAAAGGCCAACGTATCCGAGCTCAAGACGCACCTGAGCGCGTACCTCGCGGAGGTGCGCCAGGGTCGGTCGGTCGTCGTGTGTGACCGCAGGACGCCGATCGCGCGCCTCGTGCCCTACGAAGCAGACGAGAGCGACGGGTTCCAGGTGCAACCGGCGTCGCTGCCGGTCGGCGATCTCGCGCGGCTTCGAGCGGTGCGTCCGAAAGCGCCGGTCGACGTCGTAAAGCTCCTGCGTGAGGACCGTGACGCGCGATGA